Proteins from one Lewinella sp. 4G2 genomic window:
- a CDS encoding VWA domain-containing protein, whose protein sequence is MTGRDYEGEELNDQYARYFVRALDEVFAIDQLLFVCKDNESITQQIVLDTLYWIKKTFAKVESKHPYVKEVDLLSGWSVTPVKAFSTRYPYLLQNLTTFYTREELDVEFYRNRLDTYFEKEVTEWTAEDRQNFERILTDLLGQWDALLQAKILAYQLQKFSEAKENFVDLLTNKVEEYRRLKSIINPFTDYLGWDMSRDLWQSTSFDALAQYNDLLADEESLRRLADLLGQLREAEIEIEEETFEKTIVRQEWVTDELAKTEIVGVRESNDLNHLLSSETALLSDAATETAFLKKFADERLITLRYEDRKLVRSEDQIMEVHQRVKQREKGPFIVCVDTSQSMMGRPEEIAKVLTLGILKMAINSSRRAYLINFSTGIQTIDLYDIANSIDELAKFLQMSFYGGTDATLALYEALRQLKSHDYEDADVLMISDFVMYKIDQDVLNEVAYFQQNKNTEFHSLALSTEANGDLLGRFDTNWIYDPARKGVIREVTRGLSLVGSR, encoded by the coding sequence GTGACGGGTCGCGACTACGAAGGGGAGGAGCTCAACGACCAGTACGCCCGCTACTTTGTCCGCGCCCTAGACGAAGTGTTTGCTATTGACCAACTGCTGTTTGTCTGTAAGGACAACGAAAGCATCACCCAGCAGATCGTGCTGGATACGCTTTACTGGATTAAAAAGACCTTTGCGAAAGTGGAGAGTAAGCACCCCTACGTGAAGGAGGTGGACCTACTATCCGGTTGGAGCGTCACGCCAGTGAAAGCCTTCAGTACGCGCTACCCGTATCTGCTGCAAAACCTCACCACTTTTTATACCAGGGAAGAACTGGACGTTGAGTTCTACCGCAATCGGCTGGATACTTATTTCGAAAAGGAGGTGACGGAGTGGACGGCCGAAGACCGCCAAAACTTCGAACGCATCCTGACCGATCTGTTGGGGCAGTGGGATGCCCTCCTCCAGGCGAAGATCCTGGCCTACCAACTCCAAAAATTCAGCGAAGCGAAGGAAAACTTCGTGGATCTCCTCACCAATAAGGTGGAGGAATACCGCCGGCTAAAGTCCATCATCAACCCCTTTACCGACTACCTGGGGTGGGACATGAGCCGCGACCTCTGGCAATCCACCAGCTTCGATGCCCTGGCACAATACAATGACCTACTGGCCGACGAAGAATCCCTCCGCCGCCTCGCCGATTTGTTGGGCCAATTGCGGGAAGCCGAGATCGAGATTGAGGAGGAGACCTTCGAGAAAACGATCGTCCGCCAGGAATGGGTAACGGACGAACTGGCCAAAACCGAGATTGTAGGCGTGCGGGAATCCAATGACCTGAATCACCTCCTCAGTTCCGAAACCGCACTATTGAGCGACGCGGCAACGGAGACGGCCTTCCTGAAGAAATTCGCCGATGAACGTCTGATCACCCTTCGCTACGAAGACCGGAAATTGGTGCGGAGTGAGGACCAGATTATGGAAGTCCACCAGCGCGTAAAGCAGCGTGAGAAGGGTCCGTTCATCGTTTGCGTGGACACCTCGCAATCCATGATGGGCCGCCCCGAAGAGATCGCCAAAGTGCTGACCTTGGGCATCCTGAAGATGGCCATCAACTCCAGCCGGCGGGCCTACCTGATCAACTTCAGTACCGGCATTCAAACCATCGACCTCTACGATATCGCCAACAGCATCGATGAGTTGGCCAAGTTCCTCCAAATGTCCTTCTACGGCGGGACGGACGCGACGCTCGCGCTCTACGAAGCCCTCCGCCAACTAAAGTCCCACGACTACGAGGATGCGGACGTGCTCATGATCTCCGACTTCGTGATGTACAAGATCGACCAGGACGTCCTGAACGAGGTGGCCTACTTCCAGCAGAATAAGAATACCGAATTCCACAGCCTCGCCCTCAGCACGGAGGCCAACGGCGACCTCCTCGGCCGTTTTGATACCAATTGGATCTACGACCCGGCGCGGAAGGGGGTGATTCGGGAGGTTACGCGGGGGTTGTCGTTGGTGGGTTCACGTTAG
- a CDS encoding TetR/AcrR family transcriptional regulator, whose amino-acid sequence MGIQYSGDDTAKTAQPWLTIGYRIFSQEGPGALHIERLAKQLGKSKSSFYHHFSDREIFISKLLDLHFNRAVAIAVKEKDCENAEGLISILLEHRQDMFFHRALRYHAKEEMFAKCIEAVDDVTTTAVSGVWARITGLEMNSFLATRLYQLQVDSFFLRLDSEDFTARWLAAYFKEVAQMVLEIRRLSA is encoded by the coding sequence ATGGGCATTCAATATTCTGGCGACGATACGGCTAAGACCGCTCAACCCTGGTTGACGATCGGCTACCGAATATTCAGCCAGGAAGGACCCGGTGCGCTGCACATTGAACGCCTGGCAAAACAGCTGGGCAAGAGTAAATCTTCCTTTTACCACCATTTTTCCGATCGAGAGATCTTCATTTCCAAGCTTCTCGATTTACACTTTAACCGAGCAGTTGCCATCGCTGTTAAGGAAAAGGATTGCGAGAATGCAGAGGGTTTAATTAGCATTCTCCTGGAGCACCGTCAGGATATGTTCTTTCACCGTGCGTTACGGTACCACGCCAAAGAAGAAATGTTTGCTAAATGCATCGAGGCCGTTGATGACGTTACCACCACCGCCGTTAGCGGTGTATGGGCTCGAATCACCGGCCTTGAAATGAATTCATTTCTGGCTACCCGGCTATACCAGCTCCAGGTAGATAGCTTTTTCCTGCGCCTGGACTCCGAAGACTTTACCGCTCGCTGGTTAGCGGCCTACTTTAAAGAAGTAGCGCAGATGGTACTGGAGATACGACGGCTGTCTGCTTAG
- the rfaD gene encoding ADP-glyceromanno-heptose 6-epimerase, which produces MYVITGAAGFIGSALVGLLNQQNVTDLILVDDFVHYHDKTPNLLGKQFTEKIERDDFFTVWDEKQWPLKGVFHLGARTDTTETNKPLFDRLNRNYSKEVWKRCTQWSIPLIYASSGATYGLGELGYEDRHDIVSDLEPLNEYGRSKNDFDAWALAESATPPSWYGLKFFNVYGPNEYHKGRMASVVWHTYRQVRATGAMKLFRSHRDDIADGHQQRDFIYVKDLCNVMIWLMSEQPENHGLYNLGTGEARTFLDLARATFRAMGKEEAISFIDTPADIRDKYQYYTQAEMGKLRAAGYDAPFRSLEEGVGEYVSEYLVPGEYL; this is translated from the coding sequence ATGTACGTCATCACCGGAGCGGCCGGGTTCATCGGGAGTGCCCTCGTTGGCCTCCTTAACCAGCAAAACGTCACCGACCTCATTTTGGTCGACGATTTCGTCCACTACCACGATAAGACGCCCAACCTCCTCGGTAAGCAATTCACCGAAAAGATCGAGCGGGATGACTTCTTCACCGTCTGGGACGAAAAGCAGTGGCCCCTGAAAGGCGTCTTCCACCTGGGTGCCCGGACGGACACTACCGAAACCAACAAACCACTGTTCGACCGCCTAAACCGCAACTATTCCAAAGAGGTATGGAAGCGTTGCACCCAGTGGTCCATCCCCCTCATTTATGCCTCTTCTGGTGCCACCTACGGCTTGGGGGAATTGGGCTACGAAGACCGCCACGACATCGTAAGTGACCTCGAGCCCCTCAACGAATACGGCCGTAGTAAGAACGACTTCGATGCCTGGGCCCTCGCGGAATCCGCCACGCCACCGTCCTGGTATGGCCTCAAATTTTTCAACGTTTACGGCCCCAACGAATACCACAAGGGCCGCATGGCCAGCGTCGTCTGGCACACCTACCGTCAGGTCCGGGCCACCGGCGCGATGAAGCTCTTCCGCAGCCACCGGGATGACATTGCGGACGGCCACCAGCAGCGCGATTTCATCTACGTCAAGGATCTCTGCAACGTCATGATCTGGCTCATGAGCGAGCAACCGGAGAACCACGGCCTCTACAACCTCGGCACCGGCGAAGCCCGCACCTTCCTCGATCTCGCCCGCGCCACCTTCCGGGCCATGGGTAAAGAAGAAGCCATCAGCTTCATCGACACTCCGGCCGATATCCGCGATAAGTACCAGTACTACACCCAGGCAGAAATGGGCAAACTTCGCGCCGCCGGTTACGACGCTCCCTTCCGCTCCCTCGAAGAAGGGGTGGGGGAGTACGTCAGCGAATACCTAGTGCCCGGTGAATATCTTTGA
- a CDS encoding response regulator transcription factor has translation MIHLGMIEDEPIMLASIGECFEGNRDVEIVLAATSVEDFLANAPEDGKLNTLLLDIMLPGMSGIAGIPRLLDLAPELDIIMLTNSDDSDNIFQALQAGAVGYISKKRINPSIIQDAVYTVHRGGSYMSPSIARKVVAFHNQQNRRPTMDPANRLTPRQLDIVQGLVDNLSYREIGERLNISIETVRDHIKNIYRKLRVNSKMEVVHKKLKGEI, from the coding sequence ATGATCCACCTCGGAATGATTGAAGACGAACCCATCATGCTGGCCAGCATCGGGGAATGTTTTGAGGGCAACCGGGATGTAGAGATCGTCCTGGCCGCCACCTCTGTGGAGGATTTCCTCGCCAATGCGCCCGAAGATGGCAAGCTCAACACCTTACTACTGGACATCATGCTACCCGGAATGTCGGGCATCGCGGGCATCCCCCGGTTACTGGACCTGGCGCCGGAGTTGGATATCATCATGCTTACGAACTCCGATGATTCGGATAATATCTTCCAGGCCCTGCAGGCGGGAGCCGTTGGGTACATCTCAAAGAAGCGGATCAACCCAAGTATCATCCAGGATGCCGTCTATACGGTACACCGGGGTGGTTCTTACATGAGCCCTAGTATTGCGCGCAAGGTGGTGGCCTTTCACAACCAGCAGAACCGCCGCCCGACGATGGACCCCGCCAACCGCCTCACCCCAAGGCAACTGGACATCGTTCAGGGATTGGTCGACAACCTGAGCTACCGGGAAATTGGGGAACGCCTCAACATCAGCATCGAAACCGTGCGGGACCACATCAAGAACATTTACCGGAAACTACGCGTCAACTCCAAGATGGAGGTGGTGCATAAGAAATTGAAAGGAGAAATATAG
- a CDS encoding glycoside hydrolase family 43 protein, which translates to MFRPLLLGFLASLLFTSCSEKPIVDEGNDEPAYSGNPIFEGWYADPEGIRFGDEYWIFPTYSDDFDKQLHFDAFSSTDLVNWEKHPNVLDTTIVPWVKQALWAPSVIEHKGKYYLFFGANDIQNPERPGYRPEYDKYKDGGIGVAVADQPGGPYVDHLGGPLVDKFYNMAQPIDQFVYRDDDGTVYFFYGGWGRCNLGRLNDDFTGFIPWEDGELFHEITQEGYVEGPFMFKRNGIYYFMWSEGGWTNGSYKVAYATAPAVTGPYTRRGTILESQEGIATGAGHHSVIKVKDEDRYLMVYHRRPIPNEDRDHRVTCLDEMYFNADGTIKPVVMTFEGVRGI; encoded by the coding sequence ATGTTTAGACCTTTACTACTTGGCTTTTTGGCCTCACTACTGTTTACTTCCTGCAGCGAAAAGCCCATCGTCGACGAAGGCAATGACGAACCCGCCTACTCCGGCAACCCCATTTTCGAGGGCTGGTACGCGGACCCCGAAGGCATCCGTTTCGGCGATGAATACTGGATCTTTCCTACATATTCGGACGACTTCGACAAGCAACTCCATTTTGATGCCTTTTCCTCAACCGATCTGGTGAATTGGGAGAAACACCCGAACGTGCTGGACACGACGATCGTGCCGTGGGTGAAGCAAGCCTTGTGGGCACCTTCGGTTATTGAACATAAGGGAAAGTATTACTTATTCTTCGGCGCGAACGATATCCAAAACCCGGAGCGACCTGGGTACCGGCCGGAATATGATAAATATAAGGATGGGGGGATTGGCGTAGCCGTTGCCGACCAACCCGGCGGGCCTTACGTAGATCACCTCGGTGGGCCGCTAGTGGATAAATTTTATAATATGGCCCAGCCCATCGATCAGTTCGTTTATCGAGATGATGATGGTACGGTCTACTTCTTCTACGGCGGTTGGGGCCGGTGTAACCTCGGGCGATTGAATGATGACTTTACCGGATTTATTCCCTGGGAGGATGGCGAATTATTTCATGAAATTACCCAGGAAGGCTACGTGGAAGGGCCCTTCATGTTTAAGCGCAATGGTATCTATTATTTTATGTGGAGTGAAGGTGGCTGGACGAACGGCAGCTACAAAGTGGCCTACGCCACGGCGCCCGCCGTCACCGGACCCTACACCCGCCGGGGCACGATTTTGGAAAGCCAGGAAGGCATTGCGACCGGCGCTGGCCACCATTCGGTCATCAAAGTAAAAGATGAGGACCGCTACCTGATGGTCTACCACCGCCGCCCCATCCCCAACGAGGACCGCGACCACCGGGTGACCTGCCTGGACGAAATGTACTTTAATGCGGACGGGACGATCAAACCCGTCGTGATGACCTTCGAAGGCGTTCGGGGGATCTGA
- the fbp gene encoding class 1 fructose-bisphosphatase, with amino-acid sequence MNSSTLGEFLLGRPGDFQYENAELGRLLNAIRLAGKVVSHEIRKAGLVDITGTVGSTNVQGEEQQKLDIFANDAFINTLTNREIVCGIVSEENEDIIEIHGADNRNRNKYVVVMDPLDGSSNIDANITVGTIFGIYHRISPIGTPVTMEDFLQSGNNQVAAGFIAYGTSTMMVYTTGNGVNGFTLNPAIGTYYLSHPNVTIPKDGGIFSVNEGGYVHFPQGVKNYIKYCQKEEGDRPYKGRYVGSMVADVWRTMLQGGIYFYPESTGKPHGKLRLLYECNPLAFLMEQAGGKATNGHMRIMDIKPTDIHQRMPFFGGDAKMVDKAMEFIRLAGE; translated from the coding sequence ATGAACTCCAGCACACTAGGCGAATTCCTCCTCGGCCGGCCCGGCGATTTTCAGTACGAGAACGCGGAGCTGGGTCGCCTCCTAAATGCCATCCGCCTGGCGGGTAAGGTCGTTTCCCACGAGATCCGCAAGGCTGGACTAGTAGACATTACCGGTACGGTGGGTTCCACCAACGTGCAGGGGGAAGAGCAGCAGAAATTGGACATCTTCGCCAACGACGCTTTTATCAACACCCTGACCAACCGGGAGATCGTGTGTGGGATTGTTTCCGAAGAGAATGAGGACATCATCGAGATCCACGGCGCGGATAATCGCAATCGAAATAAGTACGTCGTGGTGATGGACCCGCTGGATGGCAGCTCGAACATCGACGCCAACATTACGGTGGGGACGATCTTTGGTATCTACCACCGGATCTCCCCCATCGGTACGCCGGTGACGATGGAGGACTTCCTGCAGAGTGGCAACAATCAAGTAGCGGCAGGTTTCATCGCTTACGGTACGTCCACGATGATGGTATATACTACCGGCAACGGGGTGAACGGTTTCACGCTGAACCCGGCTATCGGCACCTATTACCTCTCCCACCCTAACGTGACCATCCCGAAAGACGGCGGCATCTTTAGTGTGAATGAGGGCGGCTACGTCCACTTCCCGCAGGGCGTAAAAAACTACATTAAGTACTGCCAGAAGGAAGAGGGGGACCGCCCCTACAAAGGCCGTTACGTAGGTTCCATGGTCGCCGACGTCTGGCGGACGATGCTCCAGGGCGGGATCTACTTTTACCCCGAAAGCACGGGCAAACCCCACGGCAAGTTGCGTCTACTCTACGAGTGCAATCCCCTGGCCTTCCTGATGGAACAAGCCGGCGGTAAAGCCACCAACGGCCACATGCGCATCATGGACATCAAGCCGACGGATATCCACCAACGGATGCCCTTCTTTGGAGGGGATGCGAAGATGGTGGATAAAGCGATGGAGTTTATACGGTTGGCTGGGGAGTAA
- a CDS encoding DNA/RNA non-specific endonuclease, producing MAKLRRNHVSKGTGVSGGAITKISIFGAILAALVYLFGAYVDAEVGTDGPTATATEPGGFLPAAGDGEIVRHGGFTLSYNEEWEQANWVAYTLERDNLNQKWSKRNDRFGPDPDVRTGSADDYDYRGSGYDRGHLAPFADFAWNADLARETFYMSNISPQARQFNQGVWRELEELTRDWAKRFKRLYVVTGPVMTSDPKGTIGRKNKVAIPTAYYKVLLDLDDPEQKGIGFVIPNEISFEPLPKYAMSIDEVEAIAGIDFFPELMAADVEAALESIGNPDLWPFSKKKFDKRIKNWNNVND from the coding sequence ATGGCCAAACTCCGCCGCAATCACGTTTCCAAAGGCACCGGTGTCTCCGGGGGCGCCATCACCAAGATCAGTATTTTCGGAGCCATTCTCGCCGCCCTCGTTTACCTGTTTGGCGCTTACGTAGATGCAGAGGTGGGGACGGACGGACCGACCGCAACGGCTACTGAACCGGGCGGATTCTTACCCGCCGCCGGAGACGGGGAGATCGTGCGACACGGAGGTTTCACCCTCTCCTACAACGAAGAATGGGAGCAAGCGAACTGGGTCGCCTACACGCTGGAACGCGACAACCTGAACCAGAAATGGAGCAAACGCAACGACCGTTTTGGGCCCGATCCAGACGTCCGGACCGGCAGCGCGGACGACTACGATTACCGGGGCTCCGGCTACGACCGCGGCCACCTGGCCCCCTTTGCGGACTTCGCCTGGAACGCCGACTTGGCGCGTGAAACTTTTTACATGAGCAACATCAGCCCCCAGGCCCGGCAATTTAACCAGGGCGTGTGGCGGGAACTGGAAGAACTGACGAGGGACTGGGCAAAACGCTTCAAACGCTTGTACGTTGTAACCGGCCCGGTGATGACGAGCGACCCGAAAGGAACGATTGGCCGCAAAAACAAGGTGGCCATCCCGACGGCCTACTATAAGGTGTTGCTGGATCTCGACGACCCGGAACAAAAAGGAATTGGCTTTGTGATCCCCAACGAGATCAGCTTCGAACCCCTGCCGAAGTACGCCATGAGTATCGATGAAGTGGAAGCCATCGCCGGTATCGACTTTTTTCCCGAGCTTATGGCCGCCGACGTAGAGGCCGCCCTGGAGTCCATCGGGAACCCCGATCTGTGGCCCTTCAGCAAGAAAAAATTTGATAAGCGCATTAAAAATTGGAATAATGTCAACGACTGA
- a CDS encoding triple tyrosine motif-containing protein produces the protein MLRPLLLLLLASCCLPNIGIAQQLRIEYFTVNDGLSEREINDFYISEDGFLWVATMDGLNRFDGQRFTRFGVGPAEDQQLSEGAISNISLDNEGWFVLTPGGFYGYFDRFNPVTKEVRQVALVPSTGVLGYPRAITTDALGRVFVVTIGSEGTFIYEYTPYVQDPARQFTPIFHEPNDAWTTLAPRVELLPLTNGQFVLYDEEHGFRHLSATGEILSTPFESTAGQRRFYFFAEAADGGVYFSFRDGYPLFNWQPGGDQPPFPVSQLDDGLRYPAVSHDEKGQLLIQATEDILGDAFPSEYYLVDTTGDFTLFEKSLPTGRAVTAATALDFNETVYLGLREGLGVIERYSNSVRTFLTTRAEDKLGQNTLHGICEDDNGTVYVIEKEGHIYAFPAGAEQPDTLQITLAADTTELLNFRAGYGLLYDPEYNALWATAKSADRKKGGILIQVDLATLRAQVFPSLYPLGALAQDARGKTYIAASDASEVGMLLEFNETTNLFTVVEAKGEDAPKPISGFAIESLTRAAKGELLLGTADRGLLRFEPETRNLTYLTSSPEEVALGAFSEPITSILELNNVYYLATTSGLKTYGLDGKSLKDYSRVDGLSSNQIVGITPDTSGGLWLSSNNGLTHLTRSFNPDDFRRFYREDGLAGDVFTPLSHHRATDGRFFFGGTNGLTVFREGDFSTQAYEGRVMITEVTVYGRNDVRIINTNLDELRQVTVFAAEKSVAISFALPAGHLPSSTQFRYRLEGFNDDWVPLTNERTIRFNNLGSGKYTLRIQGAGANGNFGTEETTLRINVRQYLYEKLWFQALVLFCFASLVLVILQSKLKERLRNEQLRTQLSSDIHDEVSGLLAGITLQAELLKGRTEDEVMQGKLDRVGEAGRTALSKMSDVIWSIDSRRDTIGNLLQRMQEHADEVLLPIEIRYQFKAVGLDEENELSGNIRQDLYFIYKEAINNIARHSNATHVDIELTQTANQFQLFIRDNGEKKEETPDPLPGTSDSAQQRQRVRREKTGQGRDNMKMRAARLGGEISIDDRFGYTLVFRMKRL, from the coding sequence TTGCTTCGCCCTCTCCTCCTACTCCTCCTTGCCAGCTGCTGCCTTCCCAATATTGGGATCGCTCAGCAACTCCGCATCGAGTACTTCACCGTCAATGACGGCCTGAGTGAGCGGGAGATCAATGACTTCTACATCAGCGAGGACGGCTTCTTATGGGTCGCGACCATGGACGGCCTTAACCGCTTTGACGGCCAGCGCTTCACCCGCTTCGGCGTCGGACCGGCGGAAGATCAACAACTTTCCGAAGGCGCCATCAGCAATATCTCGCTGGATAATGAAGGCTGGTTCGTCCTTACCCCCGGCGGTTTCTACGGCTACTTCGACCGCTTCAACCCCGTCACGAAGGAAGTGCGGCAGGTAGCACTCGTCCCCAGCACGGGCGTCCTCGGCTATCCGCGGGCGATTACGACGGATGCGCTTGGGCGAGTCTTCGTAGTAACGATCGGCAGTGAAGGGACCTTCATTTACGAGTATACCCCATACGTGCAGGATCCGGCGCGGCAATTCACCCCCATCTTTCACGAGCCCAACGATGCCTGGACGACGCTTGCGCCCCGCGTCGAACTACTGCCCCTTACCAACGGCCAATTCGTGCTTTACGATGAGGAGCACGGCTTCCGCCATCTTAGCGCTACTGGTGAGATCTTGAGTACGCCCTTCGAATCCACCGCCGGGCAACGGCGTTTTTATTTCTTTGCCGAAGCGGCCGATGGCGGGGTGTATTTCAGCTTTCGCGATGGTTATCCGCTCTTCAACTGGCAGCCCGGTGGCGATCAACCTCCCTTCCCAGTGTCACAACTTGATGATGGTTTGCGCTACCCGGCCGTTTCTCACGACGAAAAAGGGCAACTGCTCATTCAGGCCACGGAGGATATTCTTGGCGATGCCTTCCCCAGCGAGTACTACCTGGTGGACACCACCGGAGACTTCACCCTCTTCGAAAAATCACTTCCCACCGGGCGGGCCGTGACCGCTGCTACCGCACTCGATTTCAACGAAACGGTTTACCTCGGCCTGCGGGAGGGGCTCGGCGTCATCGAGCGCTACTCCAATTCCGTCCGCACCTTTCTCACCACCCGGGCGGAGGATAAACTTGGCCAGAACACCCTCCACGGTATCTGCGAAGACGACAACGGAACCGTCTACGTCATCGAAAAAGAGGGCCACATCTACGCCTTTCCCGCCGGTGCGGAGCAACCCGATACCTTACAAATTACCCTCGCCGCGGACACTACGGAACTGCTCAATTTTCGCGCCGGTTACGGCCTGCTCTACGACCCGGAATACAACGCCCTTTGGGCCACGGCCAAATCCGCCGACCGCAAGAAGGGCGGTATTCTCATCCAAGTCGATTTGGCAACCCTACGTGCACAAGTATTCCCCAGTCTTTATCCATTAGGGGCGCTGGCGCAGGATGCCAGGGGAAAGACGTACATCGCCGCCTCCGACGCAAGTGAAGTCGGCATGTTGCTGGAATTTAACGAGACCACCAATTTGTTCACCGTAGTGGAAGCGAAGGGGGAAGACGCCCCCAAGCCCATCAGCGGCTTCGCCATTGAGTCGCTCACCCGCGCGGCGAAGGGAGAACTTCTACTCGGAACGGCGGATCGGGGCCTACTGCGATTCGAGCCGGAAACGCGAAACCTCACCTACCTCACCTCCTCTCCGGAAGAGGTCGCCCTTGGTGCTTTTTCCGAACCCATCACCAGCATCCTTGAGCTCAACAACGTTTACTACCTGGCCACGACATCCGGCCTGAAAACGTACGGCTTGGATGGAAAATCCCTCAAAGATTATTCCCGGGTGGACGGGCTGAGTAGCAACCAGATCGTTGGCATCACGCCGGATACGAGCGGCGGCCTGTGGCTCTCCAGCAATAACGGGTTGACCCACCTCACCCGGTCCTTCAACCCGGACGACTTCCGCCGATTCTACCGGGAGGACGGGCTGGCCGGCGACGTATTCACGCCCCTCAGCCACCACCGCGCAACCGACGGGCGATTCTTCTTCGGGGGAACGAATGGCCTCACAGTCTTTCGGGAAGGCGACTTCAGTACCCAGGCCTACGAAGGCCGGGTGATGATCACCGAAGTAACCGTCTACGGGCGGAACGACGTGCGTATCATCAATACCAACCTCGATGAGTTGCGGCAGGTGACTGTCTTCGCCGCTGAAAAATCAGTGGCCATTTCCTTCGCACTGCCCGCCGGTCATTTGCCGAGTTCCACCCAATTCCGTTACCGTCTGGAAGGGTTCAATGACGACTGGGTACCCCTCACGAATGAACGGACCATTCGCTTCAACAATCTCGGCTCGGGGAAGTATACCCTGCGCATCCAGGGCGCGGGCGCCAACGGGAACTTTGGTACGGAGGAAACCACCCTACGCATCAACGTCCGTCAGTACCTCTACGAGAAATTGTGGTTTCAGGCGCTCGTGCTTTTCTGTTTTGCGTCCCTCGTCCTGGTCATCCTGCAATCCAAGTTGAAGGAGCGGCTTCGTAATGAGCAACTGCGGACCCAGCTCAGTAGTGACATCCACGACGAAGTTTCCGGCTTGCTCGCCGGTATTACCCTCCAGGCTGAACTGCTGAAGGGGCGCACCGAAGACGAGGTAATGCAGGGCAAACTCGACCGGGTGGGGGAGGCCGGCCGCACTGCCCTCTCCAAGATGAGCGACGTCATCTGGAGCATCGATTCCCGGCGGGATACCATTGGCAATCTCCTCCAACGGATGCAGGAGCACGCGGATGAGGTGCTGTTACCCATCGAGATTCGTTACCAATTCAAGGCCGTGGGGCTGGACGAGGAGAACGAGCTTTCTGGCAACATCCGCCAGGATCTGTACTTCATTTATAAAGAAGCCATCAACAACATTGCGCGCCATTCCAACGCCACCCACGTTGACATTGAGCTCACCCAAACGGCTAACCAGTTCCAACTCTTCATCCGGGATAACGGCGAAAAGAAAGAGGAGACCCCGGACCCATTACCCGGCACCAGCGACAGCGCCCAGCAACGGCAGCGCGTCCGGCGGGAAAAAACCGGGCAGGGCCGTGATAATATGAAGATGCGCGCCGCAAGACTTGGCGGGGAAATCTCCATCGACGACCGTTTTGGTTATACCTTGGTCTTCCGCATGAAACGTCTTTAA